From Thalassotalea euphylliae, the proteins below share one genomic window:
- the prsT gene encoding XrtA/PEP-CTERM system TPR-repeat protein PrsT, whose translation MNKHTIIAITLASLLATGCSEKESATQYLQEAKLAEQSQKDSSAVIALKNAIKLEPNNGEARYLLGRLYLSQGNAVNASKELERAQRAKFDTNAVLPLLARSHYLTEDFDSALALSVNALTQDASLSVQFYQLLSKIRLDEVDSAIDIQRTMQAADAAHGYTVLANAFMHYEQQDLVKAEQAAQQTLSIIPGQPEAILLLGNIAAANGDYSLASENFLKYLALQPQQRVVELLVANAFLKAEQFEQAELYADRILKVLPNQPLANFVKAMVRAQEKDYELAHRHAEIAINNNLNQANLRLVAGVSSFYLGKHEQVMLYIKPLIKYLPADHFARKMLVASQLELGIIEDVSATLGTIDQDETQGADFYSALSFKLLQAGAQEEARAIVEAVNVDETSPQQLLKDGMLKLMLNDEQALKSLEQAVALDPELIKAELAIAYMALSAGDFAKAERIANKWQQSYPDKPDGLNLSAAIALKQGKPLVGKKLLEQAMAVEPNVYALLQLAQLALREKQQEKAVELLQQAKAISPDNIRVMRALLQLDKSDATLNEITAKLNQTSDNTNLILVYAEALFRRGQIEDALTQLNTITPTIQTPKFFWQLKVVGYRYSDNNSLVKTTLNEWRRVNPYHLEPYVYLAEVYALENDFDSALRTIDSGLRKQPESLPLKLIKAEVLINSRRIREAKALLAALEPEIAERPIRHGLYGRLALLEQDFSAAATHLKTFYQAQPTARNAMLLAGAHTGLKQNPQAIAILKAHLANYTYDGRIGSLLGNLMLEAGESGSALSVYEQMAKKEPTNIIALNNTAWLYMEQGQLDQALDYAEKAIAIAPEVASVIDTYGKVLLKSGQTRKALVQAKKAYELSRAKDVDIAINYVESLIANNRLNKARKIIAAIDAKNITQREKIAVLEKQISS comes from the coding sequence ATGAATAAACATACAATCATTGCTATTACGCTTGCCAGTTTGTTAGCGACTGGGTGTAGCGAAAAAGAGAGTGCTACACAATATCTACAAGAAGCTAAGCTGGCCGAGCAGAGCCAAAAGGACAGCAGTGCGGTTATCGCCCTAAAAAATGCGATAAAACTTGAGCCCAACAATGGCGAGGCTCGCTATCTTCTCGGACGACTTTACTTGTCTCAAGGCAATGCCGTAAACGCGAGTAAAGAGCTAGAAAGAGCCCAAAGAGCGAAATTTGATACCAATGCGGTGTTACCACTATTGGCGAGAAGCCACTATCTGACGGAAGATTTTGATTCCGCATTAGCGTTATCAGTCAATGCGCTTACTCAAGATGCATCGCTAAGCGTGCAATTTTATCAATTGTTGAGCAAAATTCGATTGGATGAAGTCGACAGCGCCATTGATATTCAGCGAACGATGCAAGCGGCTGATGCTGCGCATGGCTATACTGTTTTAGCTAATGCCTTTATGCACTATGAACAGCAGGACTTAGTCAAGGCAGAGCAAGCTGCGCAACAAACACTTTCGATCATTCCAGGCCAGCCAGAAGCAATACTACTCTTGGGCAATATTGCCGCCGCCAATGGCGACTACAGTCTGGCCAGCGAGAATTTTCTCAAGTATTTAGCACTGCAACCGCAGCAGCGCGTTGTTGAACTACTGGTGGCAAATGCCTTTTTAAAAGCTGAGCAATTTGAACAAGCTGAGCTTTATGCCGATCGCATACTCAAAGTATTACCTAACCAGCCTTTGGCGAACTTTGTCAAAGCTATGGTTCGCGCGCAGGAAAAAGACTATGAATTAGCTCATCGTCATGCGGAAATTGCGATTAATAACAACCTGAACCAAGCGAACCTGCGTTTAGTTGCCGGTGTCAGCTCGTTTTATCTAGGTAAGCATGAACAAGTCATGCTTTATATCAAACCGCTAATTAAATACCTTCCAGCAGATCACTTCGCGCGTAAGATGCTTGTTGCTAGCCAGTTGGAATTGGGAATTATTGAAGATGTGTCTGCGACACTTGGTACGATAGATCAAGATGAGACTCAAGGCGCTGATTTTTATTCAGCACTAAGCTTCAAATTGTTACAAGCGGGTGCTCAAGAAGAAGCAAGGGCGATCGTTGAAGCGGTTAATGTCGACGAAACTTCGCCTCAGCAGTTGTTGAAAGACGGCATGCTCAAGCTCATGCTTAACGACGAGCAAGCACTAAAGTCACTAGAGCAAGCCGTAGCGTTAGATCCTGAGTTAATAAAAGCGGAGCTGGCGATTGCCTATATGGCGCTTAGCGCAGGAGATTTTGCAAAGGCAGAAAGAATTGCCAATAAATGGCAACAAAGTTACCCAGATAAGCCCGATGGGCTTAATTTGTCTGCGGCTATCGCGCTCAAGCAAGGTAAACCTTTGGTTGGGAAAAAACTGTTAGAACAAGCCATGGCGGTTGAACCGAATGTTTACGCCTTATTACAACTCGCACAACTTGCCTTGAGAGAAAAGCAGCAAGAAAAAGCGGTTGAGCTATTACAACAGGCCAAAGCGATCTCGCCTGACAACATCCGCGTGATGCGTGCACTCCTGCAGTTAGATAAATCAGACGCTACGCTAAATGAAATCACCGCAAAGTTAAATCAAACGAGCGACAACACAAACCTTATCTTGGTTTACGCAGAGGCATTGTTCCGTCGAGGCCAGATTGAAGATGCGTTAACGCAACTTAATACCATTACACCCACGATACAAACACCTAAGTTTTTCTGGCAATTGAAAGTCGTAGGCTATCGCTATAGTGACAATAACAGTCTAGTTAAAACTACGTTGAACGAATGGCGCCGCGTAAACCCCTATCACTTGGAACCTTACGTTTATTTAGCAGAAGTTTATGCGTTGGAAAATGACTTTGATAGCGCGCTTCGCACCATTGACAGTGGCTTGAGAAAGCAACCAGAAAGCTTGCCTTTAAAGCTGATTAAAGCGGAGGTGTTAATTAATAGTCGTCGCATTCGCGAAGCAAAAGCATTACTTGCAGCGCTTGAACCAGAAATTGCCGAGCGGCCAATTCGCCATGGGTTATATGGACGTTTGGCGTTATTAGAGCAAGATTTTTCAGCAGCAGCAACGCATCTGAAAACCTTCTACCAAGCTCAGCCAACCGCCCGAAATGCCATGTTACTTGCAGGTGCCCACACGGGCTTAAAGCAAAACCCACAAGCTATTGCTATATTAAAAGCACACTTAGCCAATTATACCTATGATGGGCGCATCGGCTCTTTACTGGGTAATTTAATGCTTGAAGCGGGCGAGTCAGGCAGCGCGTTAAGTGTATATGAGCAAATGGCCAAGAAGGAGCCAACAAACATTATTGCGCTCAACAATACCGCTTGGCTTTACATGGAACAAGGGCAGCTTGATCAGGCACTAGATTACGCAGAAAAAGCAATTGCCATTGCCCCAGAAGTGGCCAGTGTTATTGATACTTACGGCAAAGTGTTGTTGAAGTCAGGGCAAACGCGCAAAGCGCTCGTGCAAGCGAAGAAAGCATATGAACTGTCGAGAGCTAAAGATGTCGATATTGCCATCAATTATGTCGAATCTTTAATTGCCAATAACCGCCTTAATAAAGCTCGAAAAATAATTGCAGCTATTGACGCAAAAAATATCACACAGAGA
- the wecB gene encoding non-hydrolyzing UDP-N-acetylglucosamine 2-epimerase has translation MKIGIIVGTRPEIIKMAPVIRECQKRSIPYFIIHSNQHYSEEMDSIFFDELELPAPHYNLGVGSGLHSNQTGNILIKMEPILVDEKPDIVLVQGDTNTVLAGALAASKLNIKVGHIEAGLRSYDRMMPEETNRILTDHMSEFLFAVGPNQESILAKEGIAKDKIHSVGNTVSDSLFQHLEIAADKSDILASLGVEAKNYFLVTAHRASNVDIPSHLKELLALFDRLHDKFEQPIVWPIHPRTQAKLTEFGIEIPSYLKLSPPIGYLDFIQLQQNAQLILTDSGGIQEEACLLGVPCITLRENTERPESIEVGANVLVGRDADKALTAAEKWLSSENITWENPFGDGHVAERIIDICLANDKPAAEANDAIVAKNESITVVGMGYMGLPIACLLADAGYQVTGVDLNEQKVADINNAKCPFDEVGMPELLSKVVGQGFLKASQQVVSSDTYLVAVPTPHKGNSCDRSYVFSAVDAIANVAKDGQTVIVESTISPQTSLAVADKLKAAGLSIDVVHCPERAIPGQTLHELVNNDRIIGATSKTAQEKVKKIYQSFVQGEVFLTDLTTAECVKLVENTSRDVGIAFANELAEICNELDVDVYEVIKLANRHPRVNVLSPGPGVGGHCIPIDPWFLVEGTKSGDLVRKARAINDQRPQIVAQQAMAKLQSGQNKIGILGVAYKADVDDCRETPADPIFTHFKQAGLEVKYHDPFVEQWQCERVEEIADLDEWADVLILVTDHSVYQELAVSSAILNTRS, from the coding sequence ATGAAAATTGGGATTATTGTTGGCACACGCCCAGAGATAATCAAAATGGCACCAGTAATTAGAGAGTGCCAAAAGCGTTCTATCCCCTACTTTATCATTCACTCTAACCAGCATTACTCAGAGGAAATGGACAGTATTTTCTTTGATGAGCTGGAATTACCTGCACCGCATTACAACTTGGGTGTGGGGTCTGGGCTGCACAGTAATCAAACGGGCAACATTTTAATTAAAATGGAGCCCATTCTGGTTGATGAGAAGCCGGATATTGTTTTAGTGCAAGGTGATACCAATACCGTATTGGCTGGTGCCTTGGCGGCGTCAAAGCTCAATATTAAAGTGGGGCATATTGAAGCGGGCTTGCGCAGCTATGATCGGATGATGCCAGAAGAGACCAATCGAATCTTAACCGACCACATGAGTGAGTTTTTGTTTGCGGTTGGGCCGAATCAAGAAAGTATTCTGGCGAAAGAAGGGATTGCCAAAGACAAAATTCATTCCGTCGGTAATACTGTTTCAGACTCGCTATTCCAGCACCTTGAAATTGCCGCAGATAAGAGTGATATCCTAGCATCGCTTGGCGTTGAGGCTAAAAACTACTTCCTTGTCACTGCTCACCGCGCATCGAACGTTGATATTCCTTCTCACTTGAAAGAGTTACTCGCGTTATTTGACCGATTACACGATAAATTTGAACAACCTATTGTGTGGCCTATTCACCCTCGCACTCAGGCCAAATTAACTGAGTTTGGAATTGAAATACCAAGTTACCTCAAATTAAGCCCGCCCATTGGCTACCTAGACTTTATTCAATTACAGCAAAACGCACAGCTTATTTTGACTGACTCGGGCGGTATCCAAGAAGAAGCCTGCTTACTGGGTGTCCCTTGTATCACGCTCCGTGAAAACACCGAGCGACCAGAGTCAATAGAAGTGGGTGCCAACGTGCTCGTCGGGCGAGATGCTGACAAAGCCCTGACGGCAGCTGAAAAATGGTTAAGTTCAGAAAATATCACATGGGAAAACCCATTTGGCGATGGCCATGTGGCAGAGCGTATTATTGATATTTGTTTGGCGAATGATAAACCTGCGGCTGAGGCTAATGATGCAATTGTCGCGAAAAACGAGTCGATCACCGTTGTTGGTATGGGCTACATGGGCTTACCTATCGCCTGTTTACTTGCCGATGCCGGCTATCAAGTGACAGGTGTTGATTTAAATGAGCAAAAAGTCGCAGACATCAACAATGCCAAGTGTCCATTTGATGAAGTTGGCATGCCTGAGCTGCTGAGCAAAGTTGTTGGTCAAGGCTTCTTAAAAGCCTCACAACAAGTTGTTAGCAGCGATACTTATTTAGTTGCAGTACCTACGCCTCACAAAGGTAATAGCTGTGATCGTTCCTATGTGTTTAGCGCTGTTGATGCGATTGCAAACGTTGCCAAAGATGGTCAAACCGTTATTGTCGAGTCTACGATTTCGCCGCAAACTAGCTTGGCAGTGGCCGATAAACTCAAAGCAGCGGGTTTATCGATTGATGTCGTTCATTGCCCTGAACGTGCAATTCCTGGGCAAACCTTGCATGAACTGGTCAATAATGATCGCATCATTGGCGCGACTAGCAAAACTGCGCAAGAAAAAGTGAAAAAAATCTACCAAAGTTTTGTGCAGGGCGAAGTTTTCTTAACGGATCTAACGACCGCTGAATGCGTAAAGCTGGTTGAAAACACTTCGCGCGATGTCGGTATCGCGTTCGCCAACGAGTTAGCCGAAATATGTAACGAGTTGGATGTCGATGTTTACGAGGTGATCAAACTTGCTAACCGTCATCCAAGGGTGAATGTATTAAGCCCAGGGCCTGGCGTTGGTGGTCACTGTATTCCGATTGATCCATGGTTTTTAGTTGAGGGCACTAAGTCTGGCGATCTTGTCCGTAAAGCCAGAGCAATTAATGATCAACGGCCACAAATTGTTGCTCAGCAAGCGATGGCGAAGCTGCAATCAGGGCAAAACAAAATAGGTATTTTAGGGGTCGCCTACAAGGCCGATGTTGATGATTGTCGAGAAACGCCAGCAGACCCTATCTTTACTCACTTTAAACAAGCTGGCCTTGAGGTTAAATATCACGATCCATTTGTCGAGCAATGGCAGTGTGAGCGCGTTGAAGAAATCGCTGACCTCGACGAATGGGCAGATGTACTGATCCTCGTCACTGACCATTCAGTTTACCAAGAGTTGGCAGTTAGCTCAGCTATACTCAACACTAGGTCGTAA
- a CDS encoding mannose-1-phosphate guanylyltransferase/mannose-6-phosphate isomerase encodes MNIYPAIMCGGSGTRLWPLSRRLLPKQFIALVNQTSMLQDTLARLPHGCQQPIFICNEAHRFTVAEQVNSVQRQGNILLEPQGKNTAPAVALAALKAIAEDEDALLLVLAADHVITDDQAFQEAIEQAKTAAIADKLVTFGIVPTKPETGYGYIKHGPINQGVAHVAEFVEKPDLATAQAYLATKQYLWNSGMFMFKASRYLAELEQYRPDIYQACRAAMDNCSTDLDFIRPDKDAFEHCPDESIDYAVMENTQQAVVVPLDAGWSDVGSYSALWEVSEHDQDGNVCKGDVLTHQTVNSYLHSENKLIATVGVENLVVIDTPDAVLVAEKSQVQEVKHIVATLKRDERCEVDHHRQVYRPWGSYDSIDNGSRFQVKRIVVKSGAKLSVQMHHHRAEHWIVVSGTAKVTINDKTFLMTENESTYIPIGAVHALENPGKLPLEMIEVQSGSYLGEDDIVRLEDRYGRVEEQA; translated from the coding sequence ATGAACATCTATCCAGCCATCATGTGCGGCGGCAGTGGAACGCGATTATGGCCGCTTTCCCGTCGGTTACTACCGAAACAATTTATCGCGCTCGTCAACCAAACCAGCATGTTACAAGACACGTTGGCGCGTTTACCTCACGGTTGCCAACAACCGATTTTTATTTGTAACGAGGCGCATCGTTTCACTGTGGCTGAGCAAGTGAACAGTGTGCAACGCCAAGGTAACATATTATTGGAACCTCAAGGCAAGAATACTGCGCCAGCGGTTGCCCTAGCTGCATTGAAAGCGATCGCCGAAGATGAAGATGCACTGCTATTGGTGCTCGCTGCTGACCATGTGATAACCGATGACCAAGCCTTTCAAGAGGCGATTGAGCAGGCCAAAACCGCTGCGATAGCCGATAAACTAGTCACCTTTGGCATAGTGCCGACTAAACCCGAAACGGGCTATGGCTATATCAAACACGGGCCAATTAACCAAGGTGTTGCCCACGTGGCAGAGTTTGTTGAGAAACCGGATTTAGCAACCGCACAAGCATATTTAGCGACAAAGCAATACCTGTGGAATAGCGGAATGTTTATGTTTAAGGCGAGTCGCTATTTAGCCGAGCTTGAGCAATATCGACCTGATATTTATCAAGCCTGTCGTGCGGCTATGGATAATTGCTCAACCGATTTAGATTTTATTCGTCCAGACAAAGACGCTTTTGAACACTGCCCCGATGAATCAATAGATTACGCGGTGATGGAAAACACTCAACAAGCCGTTGTTGTGCCGTTAGATGCGGGGTGGAGTGATGTTGGCTCCTATAGCGCCCTGTGGGAGGTAAGTGAGCACGACCAAGATGGCAACGTTTGTAAAGGTGATGTGCTGACCCATCAAACCGTCAATAGCTACTTGCACAGTGAAAACAAGTTGATTGCGACCGTTGGCGTTGAAAACCTTGTGGTGATTGATACACCGGATGCCGTGTTAGTTGCCGAGAAATCTCAGGTACAAGAGGTCAAGCACATTGTTGCAACACTCAAGCGAGATGAGCGCTGTGAAGTTGATCATCACCGACAAGTTTACCGCCCTTGGGGCAGCTACGATTCCATTGATAACGGTTCGCGCTTTCAAGTAAAACGCATTGTGGTTAAGTCTGGCGCTAAATTATCGGTACAAATGCACCATCATCGCGCTGAGCACTGGATTGTGGTTTCTGGCACCGCGAAAGTGACGATTAACGATAAGACTTTTCTCATGACTGAAAACGAATCCACTTATATTCCAATTGGTGCTGTTCATGCTCTGGAAAACCCGGGTAAGTTACCGCTGGAAATGATCGAAGTGCAATCGGGGAGTTATTTAGGGGAAGACGACATTGTGCGCCTTGAAGATCGTTATGGTCGCGTTGAGGAGCAGGCTTAA
- a CDS encoding phosphomannomutase CpsG (capsular polysaccharide biosynthesis protein; catalyzes the formation of D-mannose 6-phosphate from alpha-D-mannose 1-phosphate) codes for MSALTCFKAYDIRGKLGDELNEDIAYRIGRAFAQHLGAQTVVVGGDVRLTTESLKSALAEGLMDGGADVLDLGLCGTEHIYFATSHLACDGGICVTASHNPINYNGMKLVRSGSRPISGDSGLFDIKALAEANRFESPSTRGQKRVVDVQQDFIAHLAGYVDLSQIALLKLVVNAGNGAAGPTIDAIEHFFQQHQVPIEFIKIHHQPDGNFPNGIPNPLLPENRSETQRAVIEHQADLGIAWDGDFDRCFFFDEHGEFIEGYYIVGLLAENFLTKSEQQRIIHDPRLTWNTIDIVNEAGGTPILSKTGHAFIKERMRAEDAVYGGEMSAHHYFRDFFYCDSGMIPWLLIAELVSIKGRSLSTLVRERIAKFPASGEINNRIEDADKAIARVHAHYKTDATAINTTDGISMEFSHWRFNLRCSNTEPVVRLNVESKGDLSLMKQKTDEVLDLLTKG; via the coding sequence ATGTCGGCACTCACTTGCTTTAAAGCGTACGACATTAGAGGCAAGCTTGGCGATGAGCTCAATGAAGACATTGCTTATCGTATTGGTCGAGCTTTTGCGCAACACCTTGGCGCGCAAACCGTCGTGGTTGGCGGTGATGTAAGGCTAACGACTGAATCGCTTAAATCGGCTCTCGCTGAGGGGCTAATGGATGGCGGCGCTGATGTGCTGGATCTCGGTCTTTGCGGTACCGAGCACATTTATTTCGCGACGTCGCACCTAGCGTGTGATGGCGGTATTTGCGTGACCGCTAGCCACAACCCGATTAATTACAATGGGATGAAATTAGTACGCAGCGGTAGTCGCCCAATCAGTGGCGATTCAGGCTTGTTTGATATTAAGGCGTTAGCTGAGGCAAATCGTTTTGAATCACCGTCCACACGAGGTCAAAAGCGTGTTGTTGATGTTCAACAAGACTTTATTGCGCATTTGGCAGGGTATGTCGATTTATCGCAAATAGCGCTATTAAAATTGGTGGTAAATGCAGGTAATGGTGCCGCAGGCCCCACGATAGATGCGATAGAGCACTTTTTTCAGCAGCATCAAGTGCCCATTGAGTTTATAAAAATTCACCATCAACCTGATGGCAATTTCCCTAATGGTATTCCCAACCCTTTACTACCCGAAAACCGCTCCGAAACACAGCGCGCTGTTATCGAGCATCAAGCGGACTTAGGCATTGCTTGGGATGGCGATTTTGACCGCTGCTTTTTCTTTGATGAGCATGGCGAGTTTATCGAAGGCTACTATATCGTTGGGTTACTCGCGGAAAACTTTCTTACCAAAAGTGAGCAGCAGCGCATTATCCATGATCCACGATTGACCTGGAACACTATTGATATTGTTAATGAAGCGGGCGGAACACCAATTTTGAGTAAAACTGGCCACGCCTTTATCAAAGAAAGAATGCGAGCCGAAGACGCCGTTTATGGCGGCGAGATGAGTGCTCATCACTATTTTCGTGACTTTTTTTACTGTGACAGCGGCATGATACCTTGGCTGCTAATTGCTGAGTTGGTCAGTATTAAAGGTCGCTCACTATCAACGCTGGTGCGCGAGCGCATCGCTAAATTTCCTGCTTCGGGCGAAATCAATAATCGCATTGAAGACGCTGATAAAGCGATTGCTCGGGTTCACGCGCATTACAAAACAGATGCGACCGCTATTAATACCACAGACGGTATTAGCATGGAGTTCTCACATTGGCGTTTTAACCTGCGGTGCAGCAATACAGAGCCCGTTGTGCGCCTAAATGTTGAATCTAAAGGTGATTTATCACTGATGAAGCAAAAAACGGATGAGGTGTTGGATTTATTGACCAAAGGTTAA